One part of the Malus sylvestris chromosome 2, drMalSylv7.2, whole genome shotgun sequence genome encodes these proteins:
- the LOC126596387 gene encoding receptor-like protein kinase 5 isoform X1 produces the protein MAKHTPTSSLQTHLHLLLLLLLLLLRHANSQSLQDQEQAVLLKLKSYLESPPSLSHWIPSNSNTSSHCSWPEISCTNNSVTGLLLVNLNITLPVPPFICDLTNLTLVDLNNNYLPGEFPKSLYKCSKLEYLDLSQNYFVGPIPDDIDSLPRLKQLILAGNNFSNIPPAIGRLQELENLQLWMNQFNGSVPPEIGNLSNLKDLNMSWNTKLVPWTLPSNFTKLKKLSNLWIRQSNLIGELPETLGEMEALEVIDLAINTLSGRIPNGLFTLKNLSIVYLFKNTLSGEVPQVIESWNLSILDISENTLSGTIPEEYGNLTKLTELALFLNDFSGEIPKSIGRLPNLRDFKIFNNNFSGTLPPELGKYSKLEAFQVCVNRLTGKLPDDLCYWGKLDDVIAYGNYLSGELPSSLGNCSSLKTVKIQDNMLSGNIPSGMWTAPNLTTVLVSNNSLTGKLPEKMSSDLSRLEMRDNKFSGNIPTGVSSWTGLKVFDAGNNHLSGAVPRELTALSSLMTLSLDQNQLTGSLPSDIVSWESLASLNFSRNQLSGTIPEKLGLLPGLTGLDLSANQLSGEIPDQLGRLKLNQFNLSSNHLTGEIPTEFENSAYEGSFLDNQGLCAPSSAAIKLPICNSESRKSSKLSSKSLALILSLGILLCLLAFSITVIVVRSYWKRNGDSNWKLNSFQRLKFTVSKILSGLTERNLIGSGGSGKVYRVPVNRNGDVVAVKKIWKNKNLEEKLEKEFLAEVKILSSIRHANIVKLMCCISSKSSKLLVYEYLDNRSLDRWLHRRNRPSNLSGSVQHVALDWPKRLQIAVGAAQGLSYMHHDCVPPVVHRDVKSSNILLDSDFNAKIADFGLAKMLVKQGELATMSSVAGSFGYMAPEYAHTTRVNEKIDVYSFGVILLELTTGREAHDGDEHTALAEWAWRHFQEENAIADALDQDVKEPCYLDEMCSVFKLGLICTERLPASRPSMKVVLQILLRCSRPVINGEKTEYVAAPLLKNSKRERILEDGNGFGTVLS, from the exons ATGGCTAAACACACCCCAACATCTTCTCTCCAAAcccacctccacctcctcctccttctcctcctcctcctcctccgccatGCCAACTCCCAATCCCTCCAAGACCAAGAACAAGCAGTCCTTCTGAAACTCAAGTCCTACTTAGAGTCTCCACCATCTCTCAGCCATTGGATCCCATCAAACTCAAACACTTCTTCCCACTGCTCCTGGCCTGAAATTTCCTGCACAAACAACTCCGTCACTGGATTGCTTCTCGTCAACTTGAACATAACCCTACCGGTTCCACCCTTCATCTGTGATCTCACAAACCTCACACTCGTCGATCTCAACAACAACTATCTCCCCGGAGAATTCCCAAAATCTCTCTACAAGTGTTCCAAACTAGAGTACTTAGACCTCTCACAAAACTACTTTGTAGGCCCGATTCCTGATGACATCGACAGCCTGCCCCGGCTTAAGCAGCTTATCCTCGCCGGAAACAACTTCTCCAACATTCCTCCTGCGATAGGGCGGTTGCAAGAGCTCGAGAATCTTCAGCTGTGGATGAACCAGTTCAATGGCTCTGTCCCACCAGAAATAGGTAACTTGTCCAATCTCAAAGACCTAAACATGTCTTGGAACACAAAACTTGTGCCTTGGACCTTGCCTTCCAATTTCACCAAGTTGAAAAAGCTCAGTAATTTATGGATACGCCAATCGAACTTGATTGGAGAGCTTCCTGAGACACTTGGGGAGATGGAAGCATTGGAAGTAATTGATTTGGCAATAAACACTTTGAGTGGGAGGATCCCGAACGGTTTGTTTACGTTGAAGAATTTGAGTATAGTCTATCTCTTCAAGAACACGCTTTCCGGGGAGGTTCCTCAAGTGATTGAGTCATGGAACTTGAGCATTCTTGATATCTCTGAGAACACTTTATCAGGGACAATACCAGAAGAGTACGGCAATCTTACCAAATTAACAGAGTTGGCTTTGTTTCTCAATGATTTTTCGGGTGAAATTCCCAAGAGCATTGGCCGCCTGCCAAACCTCAGAGACTTCAAAATCTTCAACAACAATTTTTCAGGAACATTGCCTCCAGAGCTTGGGAAGTACTCAAAGCTCGAAGCTTTTCAAGTTTGCGTCAATAGGCTAACAGGAAAACTGCCAGACGATTTGTGCTATTGGGGTAAGCTGGACGATGTTATAGCTTATGGGAATTATCTGAGTGGAGAATTGCCAAGCTCTCTTGGAAATTGCAGCAGTTTGAAGACTGTCAAGATTCAAGATAACATGCTGTCTGGAAACATTCCTAGCGGTATGTGGACGGCTCCAAACTTGACTACTGTGCTGGTGAGCAACAATTCGCTTACTGGCAAGCTTCCTGAGAAGATGTCATCAGATCTTTCGCGCTTGGAAATGCGAGACAACAAATTTTCGGGCAACATTCCAACCGGGGTGTCTTCCTGGACAGGTTTGAAGGTTTTTGACGCCGGTAATAACCACTTAAGCGGTGCTGTTCCTCGGGAATTAACCGCGCTTTCTAGCTTAATGACTCTTTCTCTTGATCAGAATCAGCTCACCGGCTCCCTTCCATCGGATATTGTGTCGTGGGAGTCACTCGCTAGTCTTAATTTCAGTCGAAATCAGCTCTCTGGAACAATTCCTGAGAAGCTTGGTCTTCTGCCGGGACTTACTGGATTAGACCTTTCAGCAAACCAGCTTTCTGGCGAAATTCCAGATCAACTAGGGCGTCTGAAGCTCAACCAATTCAATCTCTCTTCCAATCACCTCACCGGGGAGATCCCTACCGAATTTGAAAACTCTGCGTATGAAGGAAGCTTCTTGGACAATCAAGGCCTCTGCGCACCTAGCTCAGCGGCAATAAAGCTCCCCATATGCAATTCTGAATCCCGAAAGTCCAGTAAACTTTCGTCGAAATCTCTTGCACTGATTTTATCCTTAGGCATACTGTTGTGCTTGTTGGCTTTTTCCATCACGGTCATCGTGGTCAGAAGTTACTGGAAGAGAAATGGTGATTCTAACTGGAAGCTCAACTCATTTCAGAGGTTGAAATTCACAGTGTCGAAAATCCTATCGGGGTTGACTGAACGTAATCTGATTGGAAGTGGTGGATCAGGAAAAGTTTATCGCGTTCCTGTGAATCGCAATGGTGATGTTGTTGCTGtgaagaagatttggaagaataAGAATTTAGAAGAGAAGCTTGAGAAAGAGTTTCTTGCAGAAGTCAAGATCTTGAGCTCAATTCGACACGCCAACATAGTGAAGCTGATGTGCTGCATTTCCAGTAAGTCTTCAAAACTTCTCGTCTACGAGTACTTAGATAATCGGAGCCTGGATCGATGGCTGCACAGGAGAAACAGGCCATCCAATCTCTCGGGATCAGTCCAACATGTCGCGCTCGACTGGCCTAAGAGGTTGCAGATTGCAGTAGGGGCAGCTCAGGGCCTCAGCTATATGCACCACGACTGCGTACCGCCTGTGGTGCATCGTGACGTGAAATCGAGCAACATTTTGTTGGACTCTGATTTCAATGCAAAAATAGCAGACTTTGGTCTGGCTAAGATGTTGGTCAAGCAAGGAGAACTTGCTACAATGTCATCTGTTGCTGGCTCCTTTGGCTACATGGCTCCAG AATACGCTCACACAACGCGAGTGAATGAAAAGATCGATGTGTATAGTTTTGGGGTCATCCTTCTGGAGTTGACAACCGGCAGGGAAGCCCATGACGGCGATGAACACACTGCCCTCGCTGAATGGGCGTGGCGCCATTTTCAAGAAGAAAACGCTATCGCTGACGCTTTGGACCAGGACGTCAAAGAACCTTGTTACTTGGACGAAATGTGCTCGGTTTTCAAACTTGGCCTCATTTGCACAGAGAGACTTCCAGCTAGTAGGCCTTCCATGAAGGTCGTTCTGCAAATCTTGCTCCGATGCAGCCGTCCAGTTATCAACGGTGAAAAGACCGAGTACGTTGCCGCTCCTCTGCTCAAGAACTCGAAGCGCGAGAGGATTTTGGAAGACGGGAATGGTTTCGGGACGGTCTTAAGCTGA